One genomic segment of Choristoneura fumiferana chromosome Z, NRCan_CFum_1, whole genome shotgun sequence includes these proteins:
- the LOC141439200 gene encoding uncharacterized protein, translated as MTLYRASKEYKIPWSTLKENLERVKEKSGSSNSNTQVTVTKMGRPYALSVDVEHQLVSYIIKMQELGFGLTVNKIRQLAYTLAEAVGKKHRFNSEKKCAGWSWWVNFKERFGLSLRAPENLSVGPNPAILEDFYDKLETSLVQHGLMDCPERIWNCDETGLTFVNKPNKVVTKIGKKYIYNRTYAEKGTTTTVLACINAAGCFIPPMVIFKGVRNIPELSNGSLPNSLTRLSPKGWINASLFLEWLKFFAASIPPARPVMLIMDSHASHINPSVLEYARYEHIVLFTMPAHTSHLLQPLDVGVFRPLKVAWREELQNYKYSNPTSTPTRFDFHNFFTPAFDKSFTASNVRAGFRRAGIYPLNKNAICPEVTAPSEVTDKPLPSEETTLQEVFVQPDFDEVIPQSEISKQNGDPLHDAAAAGSEALKDPNRTFEVTSYNAQVCNKFVMECDAHQVAASSTTSPVQHELECLTGSNGQIRTDDCEAPSTSSSVHSSQMEASISMSRSQIAGIKILEILELPKWTPKAKKNPRSVPKAVCLTAVEQHEPVSNASSASTEKTHTKNLDAADCSTSMPSTSSSHRSSNDKGSDISVPKIHKKDNIKTRAILSPKRKKITKSAVKQKVVSNTKRTTRKLQQEEQKTADDWICNSCRGMYSEDISLKNGADWITCSFCFKPYHLHCQGQDVDKNQAVFMCDLCSVDPDDSDSDF; from the coding sequence ATGACTTTATACAGAGCATCCAAAGAATATAAAATTCCATGGTCCACTTTAAAAGAGAACCTTGAGCGAGTCAAAGAAAAATCCGGTAGTAGCAATAGCAATACACAAGTCACTGTGACAAAAATGGGAAGACCATATGCATTGTCAGTTGATGTAGAACATCAGTTAGTCTCATACATAATTAAAATGCAAGAACTTGGTTTCGGCCTTACGGTTAACAAAATAAGACAACTTGCTTACACATTGGCAGAAGCCGTAGGCAAAAAACACAGATTTAATTCAGAAAAGAAATGTGCGGGCTGGAGTTGGTGGGTCAATTTTAAGGAACGTTTTGGCCTGTCATTGCGAGCACCTGAAAATCTCTCAGTTGGTCCCAATCCTGCGATATTGGAAGACTTCTATGACAAATTAGAGACTTCTTTAGTGCAGCATGGTTTGATGGATTGCCCAGAGAGAATATGGAATTGTGACGAAACTGGACTAACGTTTGTTAACAAACCAAATAAAGTAGTGACAAAAatcggaaaaaaatatatatacaaccGAACTTACGCTGAAAAGGGCACTACAACTACAGTGTTGGCTTGTATTAATGCAGCTGGATGTTTTATTCCCCCCATGGTCATTTTCAAAGGTGTTCGGAATATTCCTGAGTTAAGTAATGGAAGTCTTCCAAATAGTTTGACACGATTGTCACCAAAAGGATGGATCAACGCAAGCTTGTTTTTAGAATGGCTGAAGTTTTTTGCTGCAAGCATTCCTCCGGCAAGGCCAGTAATGCTAATTATGGATTCACACGCAAGTCACATTAACCCGTCGGTACTGGAATATGCGAGATATGAACATATAGTATTGTTCACAATGCCTGCACACACAAGTCACCTCCTGCAACCCCTTGATGTTGGAGTTTTTCGCCCACTAAAAGTGGCATGGCGTGAAGAGCTGCAGAATTACAAATATAGTAATCCCACATCAACCCCAACACGTTTTGATTTCCACAATTTTTTCACACCAGCGTTTGACAAAAGTTTCACGGCATCAAATGTCCGTGCTGGTTTCAGAAGAGCAGGCATCTACCCacttaacaaaaatgcaatatGCCCAGAAGTTACTGCACCTTCGGAGGTTACGGATAAACCACTTCCCTCAGAAGAAACGACTTTGCAAGAAGTGTTTGTTCAACCAGATTTTGATGAGGTCATCCCTCAATCAGAAATCTCTAAACAGAATGGTGATCCCCTCCATGATGCAGCGGCAGCAGGATCTGAAGCATTAAAGGATCCCAATCGAACCTTTGAGGTTACAAGTTACAACGCTCAAGTTTGTAACAAATTTGTAATGGAGTGTGATGCCCACCAGGTTGCTGCTTCAAGCACAACTTCGCCTGTTCAACATGAGCTTGAATGTTTAACTGGATCTAATGGTCAAATAAGAACTGATGACTGCGAAGCTCCAAGCACTAGTTCGTCTGTACATAGCTCTCAGATGGAAGCCTCAATTAGTATGTCCAGATCTCAAATTGCGGGCATAAAAATCCTCGAAATTTTGGAATTACCAAAGTGGACGccaaaagctaaaaaaaacccAAGAAGTGTTCCTAAAGCTGTGTGCTTAACAGCGGTAGAGCAACATGAGCCAGTTTCAAATGCATCAAGTGCATCTACTGAGAAAACTCACACAAAGAACTTGGACGCTGCTGACTGCTCTACTTCCATGCCTAGCACCAGCAGTTCACACCGATCTAGTAACGATAAAGGGTCTGACATTTCAGTTcctaaaattcataaaaaagacAACATCAAAACACGTGCAATCTTGTCACCAAAAAGAAAAAAGATCACGAAGTCTGCAGTAAAGCAAAAGGTAGTCTCAAACACTAAAAGAACAACACGCAAACTTCAACAAGAAGAACAGAAGACAGCCGATGACTGGATCTGTAACTCATGTCGGGGCATGTATTCTGAAGATATTTCACTAAAAAATGGGGCAGATTGGATAACCTGTTCTTTTTGCTTTAAGCCTTATCATTTACATTGTCAAGGTCAAGACGTTGATAAAAATCAGGCAGTGTTTATGTGTGATCTCTGCAGCGTTGATCCGGATGACAGCGATTcagatttttaa